One window of the Xiphophorus couchianus chromosome 12, X_couchianus-1.0, whole genome shotgun sequence genome contains the following:
- the LOC114154100 gene encoding group 3 secretory phospholipase A2-like, which yields MENGWFLRAVFVLPWLGFSKTQHTPGPGVSCLRSSPADGHTLLTFLRHGANGARFLYLTKWSDDLRLAGCEIYSNPDVTGGYRAFCNRNETWDQELVKKFNISLLLFPDAPCALVVPTPELTGRRTDETERKTRRKRSWIFPGTLWCGTGSKAAGYEQLGMFERADKCCREHDHCSDIIPAFTVNYGVFNPNFFTVSHCECDQRFRQCLLGMNDSISSMVGYSFFNILKVPCFELKQLKHCTQMYWWGMCKKASEAPYAVFKSPQPYSSSDVIGKPVHTDSKNLTSSKEQHLSENPASNPQRKASQSKHRCGLRDLPRGDTFHRRRTKGNGCKRQEKLSGEGPSQKPKTVKKVHISKRKRGEKMKKRRKDFSGLAQKSNIPSAIPTTTSTQISPKATPSHFPALTRRLNFQEDSKIAKGVTKQAKSEKKAPKHSKCCGSSMSVSRDIPRLHCKICVKQIATPTTTVTPTNTYAGGLPVNHKSTHLKYKAGTPSQETLATIWSAATVATPITREQKMMASLHKKDKPQKQLDFHLLWKQAGQQPLGHTTTQRIRAGNILVKNDEKRNMTDNELLCQSLKHLDDCKFKIPPLEKKYNLTNMESKTAYHCDCTSRLAVQIKSVKKPSPPHSLLRDFVSQDCFTLPKENKCNRTKRCSGGFIKASELHQALKKREEEKDSATMRFSTSGRKKRIPLHLHKYCLRLQMRADIMAQLK from the exons ATGGAAAACGGATGGTTCCTTCGAGCTGTTTTCGTCTTACCATGGCTCGGTTTCtccaaaacacaacacacacctgGACCAGGTGTGTCCTGCCTCCGATCGAGTCCAGCCGACGGACACACGCTCCTCACCTTTCTGCGCCACGGCGCCAACGGTGCGCGCTTCTTGTATCTCACCAAATGGTCTGATGACCTGCGGCTGGCAGGCTGCGAAATCTATTCAAATCCAGATGTTACCGGAGGATATCGGGCCTTTTGCAACAGAAATGAGACCTGGGATCAAGAACTTGTTAAGAAGTTTAACATCAGTCTGTTGCTGTTCCCGGATGCTCCGTGCGCACTCGTAGTTCCCACACCGGAGCTCACCGGGCGGAGGACTGatgagacagagagaaaaacccGGAGGAAACGATCCTGGATATTTCCAGGCACGTTGTGGTGTGGCACTGGAAGCAAAGCGGCCGGATACGAACAATTGG GCATGTTTGAGAGAGCAGATAAGTGTTGCCGTGAACATGACCACTGCTCAGACATCATCCCGGCTTTCACAGTGAATTATGGAGTCTTCAACCCCAATTTCTTCACAGTCTCACACTGCGAGTGTGACCAAAG GTTTCGACAATGCCTTCTGGGCATGAATGACAGCATTTCAAGTATGGTGGGCTACAGCTTCTTCAACATCCTGAAGGTTCCCTGCTTTGAGCTGAAGCAGCTGAAGCACTGCACACAGATGTACTGGTGGGGAAT GTGCAAAAAGGCCAGTGAGGCTCCTTATGCCGTCTTCAAAAGCCCCCAACCTTACAGCAGCTCTGATGTTATAGGCAAACCTGTTCACACAGACAGCAAGAATTTAACAAGCAGTAAAGAGCAGCATTTATCTGAAAATCCTGCGTCTAACCCTCAGAGGAAGGCATCGCAATCTAAACATAGATGTGGCCTCAGAGACCTACCTAGAGGAGATACGTTTCACCGCAGAAGGACAAAGGGGAATGGATGCAAAAGGCAAGAAAAACTCTCTGGAGAAGGACCTTCACAAAAGCCCAAAACAGTCAAAAAGGTACATATTTCTAAAAGGAAAAGAGgtgaaaaaatgaagaaaaggagaaaggaCTTTTCTGGTCTTGCACAGAAAAGCAACATTCCATCGGCCATCCCTACAACTACCTCGACACAAATATCACCTAAAGCAACACCTTCACATTTTCCAGCATTAACAAGGAGGCTAAATTTTCAGGAAGACTCAAAAATAGCCAAAGGAGTaaccaaacaagcaaaaagtgaaaagaaagcCCCAAAACACAGTAAATGCTGTGGATCCAGCATGTCTGTGAGCAGGGACATTCCTCGGTTGCACTGTAAAATCTGTGTAAAACAAATAGCAACTCCCACAACAACCGTTACGCCGACAAATACATATGCAGGGGGATTACCAGTCAATCATAAGAGTacacatttgaaatataaagcAGGAACACCCAGCCAGGAAACTCTAGCAACTATTTGGAGTGCAGCTACGGTTGCAACACCCATTACAAGAGAACAAAAGATGATGGCTTCTCTTCATAAAAAGGACAAACCACAAAAGCAGTTGGATTTCCATCTATTGTGGAAGCAGGCAGGTCAGCAGCCTTTGGGTCATACTACCACCCAAAGGATCCGTGCAGGGAACATCCTGGTAAAAAATGATGAGAAACGCAATATGACAG ATAATGAGCTCCTGTGCCAAAGCCTCAAACATCTGGATGattgtaaatttaaaattcCACCTTTGGAGAAGAAATATAATCTGACAAACATGGAGTCCAAGACAGCCTATCACTGTGACTGCACAAGCcg TTTGGCAGTTCAAATCAAAAGTGTAAAGAAGCCAAGTCCTCCTCACTCTCTCTTGAGGGATTTTGTCTCTCAAGACTGTTTTACTCTGCCAAAGGAGAATAAATGTAATCGCACAAAGAG ATGTTCTGGAGGTTTCATTAAAGCCTCTGAACTACATCAAGCACTtaagaagagagaagaagaaaaagactcTGCTACGATGAGATTTTCAACTAGTGGCAGGAAAAAAAGGATTCCTCTCCATCTTCATAAGTATTGCCTAAGGCTGCAGATGAGAGCGGATATCATGGCGCAGCTCAAATGA